A portion of the Pseudomonas protegens CHA0 genome contains these proteins:
- a CDS encoding NACHT domain-containing protein encodes MLNIDDDIETVRASRAGHTFHERWAARRALQLVFPNDDLFAIAVEGISSTETARPGAQAEEVADLVLYYGRGDNFQACERLETVQFKYKVREEAVTASYLKKTIEKFSDTILGYEKDFSAAEVDKKTSFIFVTSAEFKDSLWEAIKSLIEGTNPSSSDAATQFRNLKKWCAKRGLSDASRLFTRIVFRAGEKSLAAQDNALKRTLTDWSAGADLEARGRILGLQELVLKKAGPSGQGKNLIHREDVLDALDCEPEDLFPAETRFIDVGEVVERVELSITSNLVKESDLPVFVHAEGGVGKTVFVQSLAAIMASEFEVVVFDCFGGGSYRSDNHARHLPKIGLVQIVNELVSRTLCDPMLPGGDDSRKVIKAACKRLSQAATAIRTQSSKLGLLIIIDAADNAQLEADDRHEESFPKRLLAALHEEPIDGVKLLLTARPYRKDKVIDCARVSEIELGPFTDPEAREFLKSRKPDASEVAIATALARSGRNARVLDYLVQTWDTNVLGEASIANITVPEIIAQRCSKIISDLHIAGWPDSEITEFFVALSLLPPPIPLEELARALGWPVVQVNTAASDLAPMLEVTSHGAIFRDEPTESYIRETFSERPDAQRAIADRLLASQAISTYAAEALPHFLVVIKDSDRAFALADSVSFPSSVQSEFGRRRLTLARLRAAFRLAVAEDDFDRVLGLSMRLGQVATANMRGDEFIRRSPALAIVLGDSDSYRRLFADRSGWRGARSARLTVAHRFAGDSQEAQIQCESTIRWINWHSAQLCDETHRDLAGPEVGDYLAVLFHHVAQGEFSRADHNLASWSDRFSMSASDELFQLLELLDQASGTSILSDFVSFAVSNECTSQALKMQLLSQPRYLRKQQVKLLANAIVTSASSISEEIERFPAGLERSRSYVVDAALTTLFHSSRAAAAAIIRHTPVTRPAAFEYNERFGHSSIWGSILSACIGAWSAGRRVAYHDLLPREVKVNRQAKAVSTKKELQVFLKALREPIPEHAREKGDKNKLRARFSDRECEDISRGVELARELTRPIEDAVLSRTSLTETSVSEFLQAWRKHLRNDIHWRAESAVDLLARSVGFGCMHILLEQAPAISSEQAATMIDLVSTGRFFVQQKIDLLGQLAHRSNLHALAGEFAQHVAEVIRQDDNIGQRGDTYVTLAASLVPMSIDEAREYYRQGLAQLDQLGGESYELIYSLLELASAQKGGFLKPVLAQRLMNLCQTIASSEPRKFGWTAFARAAAQSIGFPAMAKLVRWHDQDVADLSYGMPQLACFLAKNKSLDPRRAALILTLCEDHGWWDWRSGDGVADLLKLTAPSAQRKVYQAIVAKLKAEYPFGGWPSLWEGFLETGNQFPNVITSEEREDIQRLWVESKRSQDEFNSRNSSSPAFRGVQTPKPSEAEIDDLIAALVAACDPTSASSIDKILKIIKKDHNLSYSDRQSFISRVSDACPYPRRLAFLFAVCDAAELGFTQSLDILAERFTAWSGSSAHLTSNTAALVERLFESKSVELFEDQFSKISRDIRQLSDFCGDKRFVLRLILRKVAADEVELGGDEWIQLSTALCDVASGQASLDSLELLLSGPAARIADEIGEGPLRPEQEISGSEAEFVSDLIWHRLGNEDAYVRWAAARGLNTLIELGLNNELSLLLDRFDQREVGFLASAELKLSFQNSQQWLLMGLARVAARHGKILEPLRPKLVALAQRNDLHVIHKVHVARCLRNINGDNADDADLAALREQIDNPPLGFLTSDGYPAAVNPTSGFEFDYEFTKHEISGLAQLFNVSKGVVQDALASEITLRWPEADSMDYFPGRERHHWDHGSRYELYREHVQRHALLSAATSLSKALPVVIRSYDADGESPWKKWRDRYDVTFEDGIWLSDRKDSVPQQAKENLLGESVGRQEVLQEQGILLRKLGYVTDDSDAFFPLYGRWSSPDGVSVSITSALTERRGAIGRCMALAKQPSHDLWLPEFWDEGYYDRRIRQETPFAPFVWAPEIHSLGIDVGEEIAAQGAGRRPRLGVNLTNSLGLVNQLHSNEWRTRTGRLALRSQVWGSWKPDPDDGRSHHHEDGEILWASPAWLATTLPTLNRQLVFTVRLWKSKSSRDYKPSNDLKSIRVGLRSDDGSLRLWPARKASKSGY; translated from the coding sequence ATGCTGAATATTGATGACGACATCGAAACCGTACGCGCATCTCGTGCTGGCCACACCTTCCATGAGCGATGGGCTGCTAGACGAGCGCTGCAACTCGTCTTTCCTAATGATGATCTTTTTGCGATCGCCGTCGAAGGAATTTCATCAACTGAGACTGCAAGACCTGGAGCCCAAGCCGAAGAGGTTGCTGACCTTGTCCTCTATTATGGTCGTGGGGACAATTTTCAGGCATGTGAACGACTCGAGACCGTTCAATTCAAGTACAAGGTTCGAGAAGAAGCTGTCACTGCGTCGTATCTCAAAAAGACCATCGAGAAGTTTTCCGACACGATACTCGGCTATGAGAAGGATTTCTCAGCTGCCGAAGTCGACAAAAAGACGTCATTCATCTTCGTCACGAGCGCTGAGTTTAAGGACAGCCTCTGGGAAGCAATAAAGTCCCTCATTGAGGGAACGAACCCTTCATCCTCCGACGCAGCCACTCAATTTCGAAACCTTAAGAAGTGGTGCGCAAAGCGCGGTCTTTCAGATGCAAGCCGTCTCTTCACGAGGATAGTTTTTCGAGCTGGAGAAAAGAGTCTTGCGGCTCAAGATAACGCCCTCAAGCGCACACTTACCGACTGGTCGGCAGGTGCTGACTTGGAGGCTAGGGGGCGTATTCTCGGCCTCCAGGAGCTCGTTCTAAAGAAAGCTGGCCCAAGTGGTCAGGGTAAGAATCTGATTCATCGCGAAGATGTCTTGGACGCTCTCGACTGCGAGCCGGAGGATCTCTTTCCGGCTGAGACCCGCTTCATCGACGTGGGTGAGGTCGTTGAGAGAGTTGAACTTTCGATCACCAGCAATCTGGTCAAGGAGTCAGATCTACCCGTCTTTGTTCACGCGGAAGGAGGGGTAGGTAAAACAGTATTTGTCCAAAGTCTCGCAGCAATCATGGCGAGCGAATTCGAGGTTGTCGTTTTTGATTGCTTCGGTGGTGGTTCATATCGCTCGGACAATCATGCCCGGCATCTCCCCAAGATCGGGCTGGTGCAAATCGTCAACGAATTGGTCTCGCGGACCCTATGTGATCCGATGCTGCCTGGAGGGGATGACAGTCGCAAAGTCATCAAGGCGGCGTGCAAACGGCTTTCACAGGCAGCGACGGCGATTCGGACTCAGTCGAGCAAACTGGGTTTGCTTATCATCATTGATGCTGCAGATAACGCTCAACTCGAAGCGGATGACCGCCATGAGGAGTCGTTTCCGAAGCGTCTTCTCGCCGCTTTACACGAGGAACCGATTGATGGTGTGAAGCTGCTTCTTACGGCGCGCCCCTACCGTAAGGATAAGGTCATTGACTGCGCCAGGGTTAGCGAGATCGAGCTAGGACCATTTACAGATCCAGAGGCCCGTGAGTTTTTGAAAAGCCGGAAGCCAGATGCTTCCGAGGTGGCAATAGCCACTGCCTTGGCTCGATCTGGTCGGAACGCACGAGTCCTTGATTACCTCGTTCAAACCTGGGACACGAATGTTCTGGGTGAAGCTTCGATAGCCAATATCACGGTCCCAGAGATCATTGCTCAGCGTTGCAGCAAGATCATCTCGGATCTGCATATTGCTGGATGGCCGGATTCAGAAATAACTGAATTTTTCGTCGCCCTGTCACTTCTACCTCCGCCCATCCCACTTGAGGAACTGGCGCGCGCACTGGGGTGGCCAGTGGTCCAGGTGAACACCGCCGCATCCGATTTGGCTCCAATGCTTGAGGTCACATCGCACGGTGCGATCTTCAGAGACGAGCCCACGGAGTCTTATATTCGGGAGACATTTTCTGAGCGGCCTGATGCACAAAGAGCTATTGCAGACCGCCTTCTAGCGTCACAAGCGATTTCAACCTATGCCGCTGAAGCGTTACCGCACTTTCTTGTCGTGATCAAAGATAGCGATCGAGCCTTCGCACTCGCCGACTCAGTCAGCTTCCCGAGTTCGGTGCAGTCGGAGTTTGGCCGGCGCAGGCTTACACTCGCCAGGCTTCGTGCGGCGTTCAGACTGGCTGTGGCAGAAGATGACTTTGACCGAGTGCTTGGCCTCAGTATGAGGTTAGGGCAGGTTGCTACGGCCAACATGCGAGGCGACGAGTTCATTCGTCGTTCGCCAGCTCTGGCAATTGTGCTAGGAGACTCTGACTCCTATCGTCGCCTCTTTGCTGATCGCTCTGGATGGCGTGGTGCTCGAAGCGCTCGGTTGACGGTTGCGCATCGTTTTGCGGGGGACTCGCAAGAGGCACAAATCCAATGTGAGAGCACAATCCGGTGGATTAATTGGCATTCCGCTCAGCTGTGTGACGAAACACATCGAGACTTGGCCGGCCCAGAAGTTGGTGACTACTTGGCGGTGCTTTTTCACCATGTTGCTCAGGGTGAGTTCAGCAGGGCCGATCACAACCTTGCTAGCTGGAGTGATCGCTTCTCAATGTCGGCAAGCGACGAGCTTTTCCAGCTGCTAGAGCTGCTCGATCAGGCAAGCGGCACGTCGATACTTTCTGATTTTGTCTCGTTTGCCGTAAGCAACGAGTGCACGTCGCAGGCGCTTAAGATGCAGCTATTATCGCAGCCCCGTTACCTTCGAAAACAGCAGGTGAAGTTACTCGCAAATGCGATTGTCACTTCCGCTTCTTCCATAAGCGAAGAGATCGAGCGCTTTCCAGCGGGGCTCGAGCGAAGCAGAAGTTACGTTGTGGATGCAGCTTTAACGACACTCTTCCACAGTTCGCGAGCCGCTGCTGCGGCTATCATCCGCCACACACCAGTAACTCGTCCCGCAGCATTCGAATACAACGAGCGTTTCGGACACTCGAGTATTTGGGGCTCCATTCTTAGCGCCTGTATTGGTGCGTGGTCGGCTGGAAGAAGGGTTGCCTATCATGATTTGCTTCCTAGGGAAGTGAAGGTCAACAGGCAGGCGAAAGCTGTCTCGACCAAGAAAGAGTTGCAGGTGTTCTTGAAAGCTCTTCGCGAGCCCATTCCAGAGCACGCGCGTGAGAAGGGCGATAAGAACAAACTGAGAGCGAGGTTCAGCGACCGAGAATGCGAGGACATAAGTAGAGGAGTCGAGCTGGCGCGAGAGCTTACTCGGCCAATTGAGGATGCCGTTCTCTCTCGGACGTCTCTCACGGAAACCAGTGTCAGCGAGTTTTTGCAGGCGTGGCGCAAGCACTTGCGGAATGATATTCACTGGCGAGCTGAAAGCGCAGTGGATTTGCTCGCTCGCTCAGTCGGTTTCGGTTGCATGCATATCTTGCTAGAGCAAGCACCTGCGATATCTTCCGAGCAGGCTGCGACCATGATTGACTTGGTTTCCACTGGGCGGTTCTTTGTCCAGCAAAAAATCGACTTGTTAGGCCAGCTCGCACATCGATCTAACCTCCACGCTCTTGCAGGTGAATTTGCACAGCATGTCGCAGAGGTTATCCGTCAAGATGACAATATCGGACAGCGTGGGGATACCTACGTAACACTTGCTGCTTCTCTTGTGCCGATGAGTATTGATGAGGCTCGAGAATACTATCGGCAAGGTCTTGCTCAGTTGGATCAGTTGGGCGGAGAGAGCTATGAACTAATCTACTCACTTCTTGAGCTTGCAAGTGCCCAGAAAGGCGGCTTTCTCAAGCCTGTGTTGGCTCAGCGACTGATGAATCTCTGTCAGACTATCGCGAGTAGCGAGCCTAGAAAGTTCGGGTGGACAGCATTTGCGCGTGCCGCAGCCCAATCCATAGGATTTCCGGCGATGGCAAAGCTCGTGCGTTGGCACGACCAGGATGTGGCGGATCTTTCATATGGAATGCCACAGCTTGCATGCTTTCTTGCTAAAAATAAGAGTCTTGATCCACGTCGCGCGGCTCTCATCCTAACGCTTTGTGAGGATCATGGTTGGTGGGATTGGCGTTCCGGAGATGGGGTTGCTGATCTACTGAAACTAACTGCCCCTTCGGCTCAACGAAAGGTTTATCAGGCTATCGTCGCCAAACTGAAGGCAGAATACCCTTTCGGTGGTTGGCCCTCACTTTGGGAAGGCTTCCTCGAAACAGGCAATCAATTTCCGAACGTAATTACTTCAGAAGAGCGTGAGGATATCCAGCGGCTATGGGTAGAGTCTAAGCGCAGCCAGGATGAATTTAACAGTCGCAATAGCTCGTCGCCAGCCTTCCGAGGTGTTCAAACCCCGAAGCCAAGCGAGGCAGAGATTGATGATCTCATTGCAGCGCTGGTAGCGGCTTGCGATCCAACCTCGGCAAGTTCGATCGACAAAATATTGAAGATCATCAAGAAGGACCACAATCTTTCGTACTCGGATCGGCAAAGTTTTATCAGTAGAGTGAGCGATGCCTGCCCATACCCAAGGCGCTTGGCTTTTTTGTTCGCAGTTTGCGATGCGGCCGAGCTAGGTTTTACTCAGTCGCTGGATATCCTCGCAGAGCGTTTCACGGCATGGAGTGGCTCATCCGCCCATCTTACTTCTAATACGGCGGCGCTAGTTGAGCGGTTGTTTGAGAGCAAGAGTGTCGAGCTGTTCGAGGATCAGTTCTCTAAAATCTCACGTGACATTCGCCAGCTGTCGGACTTCTGTGGTGACAAGCGGTTTGTATTGAGGCTCATTCTTCGCAAGGTCGCTGCGGATGAGGTGGAGCTCGGTGGTGACGAATGGATTCAACTATCGACTGCGCTGTGTGACGTGGCATCAGGTCAAGCTAGCCTCGATTCGCTTGAGTTGCTGTTGTCCGGGCCGGCTGCCCGCATCGCTGACGAGATAGGAGAGGGCCCGCTACGGCCTGAGCAAGAAATCAGTGGCAGCGAAGCAGAGTTCGTGTCTGACCTCATTTGGCATCGCCTTGGGAACGAAGATGCTTACGTCCGCTGGGCCGCCGCGAGAGGGCTAAATACACTTATCGAACTAGGGCTCAACAATGAGCTCAGTTTGTTGCTCGATCGCTTTGATCAAAGAGAAGTGGGATTCCTTGCCTCCGCAGAGTTGAAGCTATCCTTTCAAAACTCTCAGCAGTGGTTGCTTATGGGACTTGCGCGGGTTGCCGCACGACATGGAAAAATACTCGAACCACTTAGGCCCAAGCTGGTGGCTCTTGCTCAGCGAAACGACTTGCATGTCATACATAAGGTTCACGTCGCCAGGTGTCTTCGGAATATCAATGGGGACAATGCCGATGACGCAGATTTAGCTGCGTTGCGCGAGCAGATCGACAATCCCCCCCTCGGTTTTCTTACTAGTGACGGTTACCCAGCTGCCGTAAATCCTACATCAGGATTTGAATTCGACTACGAATTTACTAAGCACGAGATCAGCGGTCTTGCTCAACTTTTTAATGTGTCAAAGGGAGTAGTTCAAGATGCTCTCGCTTCGGAGATTACGCTCCGATGGCCGGAGGCTGACTCGATGGATTACTTCCCAGGCCGGGAGCGGCACCATTGGGATCATGGGAGTCGATATGAGCTTTATCGGGAGCATGTTCAAAGGCACGCATTGCTTAGTGCCGCTACAAGCCTATCAAAGGCTCTACCAGTAGTTATTCGGAGCTATGACGCTGATGGTGAATCACCGTGGAAGAAATGGCGTGATCGTTACGATGTCACATTCGAGGATGGTATATGGCTGTCAGACCGTAAGGACTCTGTACCTCAGCAGGCGAAAGAAAACCTGTTAGGTGAAAGTGTGGGTCGGCAGGAGGTGCTGCAGGAGCAGGGAATATTGCTGCGAAAATTAGGCTATGTGACCGATGATAGCGACGCGTTTTTCCCACTATATGGCCGCTGGTCCTCGCCTGATGGAGTGTCGGTAAGCATTACTTCGGCGCTGACTGAAAGACGAGGAGCGATAGGTCGGTGCATGGCATTAGCCAAACAGCCTAGCCATGATCTTTGGCTACCTGAGTTCTGGGATGAAGGGTATTACGACCGCCGGATTCGCCAGGAGACCCCTTTCGCTCCATTTGTGTGGGCACCTGAAATCCACAGTCTTGGTATCGATGTAGGAGAAGAAATCGCTGCTCAGGGGGCGGGGAGAAGACCGCGGCTTGGCGTCAACCTCACAAATAGCTTGGGGCTGGTGAATCAGTTACACAGTAATGAGTGGCGCACGAGAACTGGACGATTGGCTTTGAGAAGCCAGGTATGGGGCAGTTGGAAACCAGATCCCGATGACGGCCGTTCGCACCATCATGAGGACGGCGAGATCTTATGGGCTTCGCCCGCATGGCTTGCAACGACATTGCCCACTCTCAATCGACAACTTGTATTCACCGTAAGGCTTTGGAAATCCAAGTCATCGCGCGACTACAAGCCTTCAAACGACCTCAAATCAATCCGAGTAGGACTGCGCTCCGATGACGGCTCGTTAAGGCTTTGGCCGGCAAGGAAGGCTTCGAAAAGTGGCTATTGA